The Zestosphaera sp. genome includes a window with the following:
- a CDS encoding molybdenum cofactor biosynthesis protein B encodes MPVEEHRRESSRVEVKLCLLITSNSIRMGLKKDVISPTVERLCVEHGVPLVNRLVVPNDGEEIKKALTSLLSECNVILVTGGTGISPRDVSVESLRGYCVKDMPGFGELFRYLSFLKHGSAAMASRSFACVVGSALIFVVPGSPDAVETAMSQLILPEARHLLYELSKT; translated from the coding sequence ATGCCGGTGGAGGAGCACAGGAGGGAGTCCTCAAGAGTTGAGGTCAAGCTATGTTTACTGATCACAAGCAACTCAATACGTATGGGGTTAAAGAAGGACGTGATCTCCCCAACGGTCGAGAGGCTTTGCGTGGAACATGGTGTTCCCCTCGTAAACAGGTTAGTAGTTCCAAATGACGGGGAGGAGATTAAGAAAGCTTTAACGAGCCTACTTAGTGAGTGCAACGTAATCCTAGTTACTGGAGGTACTGGAATAAGTCCTAGGGATGTAAGCGTTGAGAGTTTAAGAGGTTACTGCGTGAAAGACATGCCTGGCTTTGGAGAGCTTTTCAGGTACCTGTCATTCCTGAAACACGGTTCGGCAGCCATGGCATCAAGGAGTTTCGCCTGCGTAGTCGGCAGTGCATTGATATTCGTCGTTCCGGGCTCCCCTGACGCTGTTGAGACTGCCATGAGCCAACTCATCCTACCTGAGGCACGTCACCTACTGTACGAACTGTCAAAAACCTAG
- a CDS encoding Zn-ribbon domain-containing OB-fold protein, translating to MTTIQRVWRIKDVLLNIIATKCLECGYVVYPPKARCPKCGSERVVRENLPREGEVLTYTIIQVPAKGFEEFAPLIIALIKLGDAKVLSEIVEVRPEEVRIGMKVVATVRRTAKTIDGGIPYVVKFRPIEEEDVGR from the coding sequence GTGACAACGATTCAGAGGGTTTGGAGGATAAAGGATGTGCTACTCAACATAATAGCCACTAAATGTTTAGAATGCGGCTACGTTGTCTATCCTCCTAAGGCAAGGTGCCCTAAGTGCGGCTCAGAGAGAGTGGTACGTGAGAACCTGCCACGCGAGGGTGAGGTGCTGACCTACACAATCATTCAGGTGCCGGCTAAGGGGTTCGAGGAATTCGCACCCCTTATAATAGCTTTAATCAAGTTAGGAGACGCTAAAGTGCTTTCCGAGATCGTGGAGGTCAGGCCTGAGGAAGTGAGGATCGGCATGAAGGTGGTGGCTACGGTAAGAAGGACTGCCAAGACTATTGACGGCGGGATTCCATACGTTGTTAAATTCAGACCTATCGAAGAGGAAGACGTTGGGAGGTAG
- a CDS encoding acetyl-CoA acetyltransferase, giving the protein MANLRRVYVAGVGMTRVGRHMNVALRDLGGLAALEAIEDAGNEKPEAIVVGNMLSSLVEQESLASLIGDHVGLRGVSGFKVEGACGSGGAAIMAGYSLVASGLFRKVLVVGVEKLFERPSSDVIRGLAYAADADYELIYGVTFSGLNALIMRYYMERHGVKYEEIAQWSVLMHENASQNPFAQLRNRITLEDVMNSPIIAEPIRLYDACPLSDGAAAAYLVSEDFRKINDSPVVIAGVGNAIDSTDLSSRIELDDMLASRISLGNAMKMANIEVRDVDVAEIHDAYTITAALSIESIGFANRGEAPKMWCEGKFAPGDRPTINPSGGLKARGHPVGATGLYQLAEVVMQLRGDFPGVRVAAEVGLTQNIGGVGSNITTVILRR; this is encoded by the coding sequence GTGGCTAACTTGAGGAGAGTCTACGTGGCTGGAGTAGGGATGACTAGAGTAGGAAGGCACATGAATGTGGCATTGAGGGACTTGGGCGGGTTAGCGGCCCTCGAAGCTATAGAGGATGCAGGCAACGAAAAGCCTGAGGCAATAGTGGTCGGCAACATGCTAAGTAGTCTTGTGGAGCAGGAGAGCCTCGCATCCCTTATAGGGGATCACGTAGGTTTGAGGGGGGTCAGCGGCTTTAAGGTGGAGGGGGCGTGTGGATCTGGGGGCGCCGCCATAATGGCAGGGTACTCCCTAGTGGCTTCAGGCCTCTTCAGGAAAGTGCTTGTAGTCGGTGTTGAGAAACTCTTTGAGAGACCTTCAAGCGATGTGATCAGGGGTCTGGCCTATGCAGCTGACGCTGATTATGAACTGATATATGGAGTTACCTTCTCAGGACTTAACGCATTGATTATGAGATACTACATGGAGAGGCATGGTGTTAAGTATGAGGAGATCGCACAGTGGTCTGTGCTCATGCATGAGAATGCATCCCAAAACCCCTTCGCCCAATTAAGAAATAGAATTACATTAGAGGACGTCATGAACTCCCCCATCATAGCCGAGCCAATAAGACTCTACGATGCATGCCCTCTCAGTGATGGGGCGGCTGCAGCATACCTGGTCAGTGAGGACTTCAGGAAGATCAACGACTCGCCAGTAGTGATTGCGGGTGTAGGCAACGCTATAGATAGTACTGACCTATCCTCAAGAATAGAACTTGATGACATGCTTGCTTCAAGGATTTCTTTAGGGAATGCTATGAAGATGGCTAACATTGAAGTTAGGGATGTAGATGTAGCTGAAATTCACGACGCATATACGATCACAGCCGCGTTAAGCATAGAGTCAATAGGATTTGCAAACAGGGGTGAAGCACCTAAGATGTGGTGTGAAGGTAAATTTGCTCCTGGCGACAGACCAACGATAAATCCGTCAGGCGGCTTGAAAGCAAGAGGGCATCCTGTAGGAGCTACTGGGTTATATCAGTTGGCCGAGGTAGTGATGCAACTCAGAGGCGATTTCCCAGGAGTCAGAGTGGCGGCTGAAGTAGGCCTGACCCAGAACATAGGTGGGGTGGGGTCGAACATAACGACCGTCATTTTGAGGAGGTGA
- a CDS encoding metal-sulfur cluster assembly factor — MVDEVKDRVIKALKEVEDPEVEIDVWNLGLIYDVSVDDAGVVRIRMTFTAPGCPVGKHLLYEVYKKVLLIEGVKDLHVDVVFTPRWTPLNITPEGRERFRSRHGYDIVEKYLELSKKG; from the coding sequence ATGGTGGATGAGGTTAAAGATAGGGTCATTAAGGCATTGAAGGAGGTAGAGGATCCCGAGGTGGAAATCGACGTATGGAACCTCGGCCTAATATACGATGTCTCAGTGGATGATGCTGGAGTGGTCAGGATCAGGATGACCTTTACAGCTCCGGGATGCCCGGTCGGCAAGCACTTACTTTACGAGGTATATAAAAAAGTGCTTTTGATTGAAGGAGTTAAGGATCTCCACGTTGACGTGGTCTTCACACCTAGATGGACCCCACTGAACATCACTCCAGAAGGGCGGGAGAGGTTTAGATCTAGACATGGATACGACATAGTGGAGAAATATCTGGAACTCTCTAAGAAGGGCTAA
- the ppdK gene encoding pyruvate, phosphate dikinase, with protein MRYVFSFEEADWKDKRTLGGKGASLAQMTQLGLPVPPGFIITTQACREFFTCRRDEIESIVKELERNPPPHVRDQLIRKIWDIIRSMEMPEGLMDQVKEYMKQLEEKTGKIFGSPENPLLVSVRSGAAVSMPGMMDTVLNLGINDDVVKGLARLTNNEWFAYDAYRRFLAMFGRIVLEINEELFNQVFDKYEEEFKQQTERLYANELEAIKVKYPKYTIRLDAQPPADTAPNLWRFSVEYLKKIVDEYKKLIKENWGEFPQDPWKQLELAVKAVFRSWMNPRAIFYRMANNITPEIADCTAVNIVTMVFGNMGWDSGTGVYFTRDVATGDNRPYGEFLPNAQGEDVVAGIRTPLSLDELKERMPAIYEDLIRAGKTLEKLNRDVMDIEFTIEKGRLYFLQNRVAKMTPVARVKTAVEMAEEGIILREEAIMKVSPDTVLRLLYPRVDPKAKAEPVAKGLPASPGAVSGEAVFDPDTAVIRAREGKKVILVRVETKPDDVHGFYAAVGILTSKGGMTSHAAVVARGIGKPAVVGAEAIKVDYERKVFEVNGKQVREGDWITIDGNTGNVYVGRVPTVEPEMISELDRLLRWADEFRRLGVRANADVPEDAFIARKFGAEGIGLLRIERMFRKPERLEALRNVILSDTREGREEHLRKLVEMIKPDFKEMLKIMDGLPVVIRLIDPPLHEFLPAPEEILKDLYEVRTAYLELSTSQAARELMPTLIKELEDRLKKLETLYKRVSTLKEHNPMMGHRGVRVGVTFTEIYYYLSRAMLEAAAELKKEGYKPVLEIMIPQVAHVNEVKFVKQRAVIPAIKDVEREYGIDLSDVKIGTMIETVRACLTAGEIAKEVDFFSFGTNDLTQGTFSFSRDDVENKFMPQYLEYEILPENPFQTIDVDGVGKLVELGTKEGKKANPNLEVGICGEHGGDPASIMFLHKAGLDYVSASPFRIVVARLAAAQATISEKLGRKESGE; from the coding sequence GTGAGGTACGTATTCAGTTTTGAAGAGGCCGATTGGAAGGATAAAAGGACGCTGGGAGGTAAGGGCGCTTCATTAGCACAAATGACTCAATTAGGGTTGCCTGTACCTCCAGGATTCATAATAACTACCCAAGCATGCAGAGAGTTTTTCACATGTCGCCGCGATGAGATAGAGAGCATAGTTAAGGAGCTTGAGAGGAATCCACCGCCTCACGTGAGGGATCAGTTGATCAGGAAAATCTGGGACATCATAAGAAGCATGGAGATGCCAGAGGGCTTGATGGATCAGGTCAAGGAGTATATGAAGCAACTTGAGGAGAAGACCGGCAAGATCTTCGGCTCGCCGGAGAACCCGTTGCTGGTCTCTGTGAGATCCGGAGCCGCGGTCTCCATGCCCGGCATGATGGACACAGTTCTGAATCTAGGTATTAACGATGACGTGGTGAAGGGTCTAGCAAGACTCACTAATAACGAATGGTTTGCCTACGACGCCTACAGAAGGTTCCTAGCCATGTTCGGTAGAATAGTCCTCGAGATTAACGAGGAACTGTTTAATCAGGTCTTCGACAAGTATGAAGAGGAATTTAAGCAGCAGACTGAGAGGCTGTACGCTAACGAGTTAGAAGCGATTAAGGTCAAGTACCCCAAGTATACCATAAGGCTTGACGCGCAACCACCAGCAGACACGGCCCCTAATCTGTGGAGGTTCTCAGTGGAGTACCTGAAGAAGATAGTTGATGAGTATAAGAAACTAATCAAGGAGAACTGGGGTGAGTTCCCGCAGGATCCGTGGAAGCAACTAGAACTGGCCGTCAAAGCGGTCTTCAGATCTTGGATGAATCCGCGTGCGATATTCTACAGGATGGCCAACAACATAACGCCTGAGATAGCTGATTGCACAGCTGTCAACATAGTAACTATGGTATTCGGTAATATGGGCTGGGACTCAGGCACAGGCGTCTACTTCACTCGTGACGTCGCTACAGGCGATAACAGACCCTATGGGGAGTTCCTGCCCAACGCTCAGGGCGAGGACGTGGTAGCAGGCATTAGGACGCCGCTAAGTCTTGATGAGTTGAAGGAGAGGATGCCTGCAATCTATGAGGATTTGATAAGGGCTGGCAAGACTCTTGAGAAGTTAAACAGAGACGTGATGGACATAGAGTTCACTATAGAGAAGGGCAGGCTCTACTTCCTGCAGAACAGGGTAGCTAAGATGACCCCGGTGGCCAGAGTGAAGACTGCTGTGGAGATGGCTGAGGAGGGGATAATACTGAGGGAGGAAGCGATTATGAAGGTCTCGCCGGACACTGTTCTTAGACTCCTCTATCCGAGGGTCGACCCTAAAGCCAAAGCGGAGCCCGTGGCTAAGGGTCTACCTGCTTCGCCGGGAGCGGTCAGCGGTGAAGCGGTCTTCGACCCTGACACCGCAGTCATTAGGGCGAGGGAAGGTAAGAAAGTAATATTGGTTAGAGTCGAGACTAAGCCCGACGATGTACATGGTTTCTATGCAGCGGTAGGCATATTGACGTCTAAGGGTGGGATGACGTCACATGCAGCGGTAGTGGCTAGAGGTATAGGGAAGCCCGCGGTCGTGGGGGCTGAGGCCATTAAAGTGGATTACGAGAGGAAGGTCTTCGAGGTTAACGGGAAGCAGGTGAGGGAGGGCGACTGGATAACTATAGATGGTAACACCGGCAACGTCTATGTGGGTAGAGTACCGACTGTAGAACCTGAGATGATATCCGAGCTAGATAGGTTGCTTAGGTGGGCTGACGAGTTTAGGAGGCTTGGCGTCAGAGCCAACGCGGACGTGCCCGAGGATGCCTTCATTGCAAGGAAGTTCGGCGCTGAAGGAATAGGCCTACTCAGGATAGAGAGGATGTTCAGAAAACCCGAAAGATTAGAAGCCTTGAGGAATGTAATACTTTCAGACACGAGGGAAGGTAGGGAGGAACACCTGAGGAAGCTTGTGGAGATGATAAAACCTGACTTCAAGGAGATGCTTAAGATAATGGACGGATTGCCTGTGGTTATAAGGCTGATAGACCCGCCGCTGCACGAGTTCCTGCCGGCTCCGGAGGAGATACTTAAGGACCTCTACGAGGTCAGAACGGCGTATCTCGAGCTCAGCACCTCTCAAGCCGCTAGAGAGCTAATGCCTACCCTGATTAAAGAACTTGAAGACAGGCTTAAGAAGCTTGAGACCCTCTACAAGAGGGTCTCAACCCTTAAGGAGCACAACCCCATGATGGGTCACAGGGGTGTGAGGGTCGGGGTTACTTTCACTGAGATATACTACTACTTAAGCAGGGCGATGTTAGAAGCTGCAGCTGAACTGAAGAAGGAGGGCTACAAACCTGTACTAGAGATAATGATACCACAGGTAGCGCACGTCAACGAGGTTAAATTCGTCAAACAGAGAGCAGTAATACCTGCTATAAAGGATGTCGAGAGGGAGTATGGCATTGACTTAAGCGACGTTAAGATAGGTACAATGATAGAGACTGTGAGAGCGTGCTTAACAGCAGGTGAGATAGCCAAGGAGGTCGACTTCTTCAGCTTTGGAACCAATGACTTGACTCAAGGTACATTCAGTTTTAGCAGAGATGACGTCGAGAACAAGTTCATGCCTCAATACTTGGAGTACGAGATACTACCCGAGAACCCATTCCAGACTATAGATGTTGACGGCGTCGGGAAATTAGTTGAGCTGGGCACCAAAGAAGGCAAGAAAGCCAATCCGAATCTAGAGGTAGGTATATGCGGGGAGCACGGAGGAGATCCAGCGTCCATTATGTTCCTACACAAGGCAGGCCTGGACTATGTAAGCGCTTCCCCATTCAGAATAGTTGTAGCCAGGCTTGCTGCTGCTCAAGCAACCATCTCCGAGAAGTTGGGTAGAAAGGAATCTGGAGAGTAA
- the metG gene encoding methionine--tRNA ligase subunit beta, producing the protein MSSSEYVDISDFQKLDLRIGLVESAERIAGSKRLIRLVVDLGEKGRRQLVAGLAEWYRPEDLVGKNVVVVTNLKPRKMMGFESHGMLLAAGCGEGEIPVILTVEKPVKPGTKVC; encoded by the coding sequence ATGAGCTCCTCAGAATATGTGGATATCTCGGATTTTCAGAAGCTAGACCTAAGAATAGGTCTAGTGGAGAGTGCGGAGAGGATCGCGGGCTCCAAGAGACTGATCCGGTTAGTTGTTGACTTAGGCGAGAAGGGAAGGAGGCAACTCGTAGCAGGCCTCGCTGAATGGTATAGACCTGAAGATTTGGTTGGTAAGAACGTAGTGGTTGTTACCAACCTCAAGCCGAGAAAAATGATGGGTTTCGAGTCCCACGGCATGTTGCTGGCGGCAGGCTGCGGTGAAGGGGAGATTCCAGTTATACTAACGGTTGAGAAACCCGTTAAACCGGGTACTAAAGTGTGCTAA
- a CDS encoding lysylphosphatidylglycerol synthase transmembrane domain-containing protein: MVAMRKALLLALAVALISYTILFLVMYLSDISFVYDILLRRKSLGYALLALTSRMASVTLHALTFYVLVKMFGGIALSDVLKITYISIFTELIVPIGGITEVTKFALLNRYTSLASSRTILGIASHRVVTTLTMTFFMVVALVGLHVSLPRAMILVMPAVALLIINVALLALPRSRKLESLVNRVLRTSGKRGELRFHEEYNNEFLKLATRHDLILLATSLSILERLANVLHGYSLSLLIGVSLNVWQLVLGFDSIYMIMWLLPVVTPGNVGIYELTQTGVLTLVGTDRGVAALLSVLTRVFIVLGEYPLFLLAMLSFGISLKSVLSYVEEAKKSYRLK; this comes from the coding sequence ATGGTCGCGATGCGTAAAGCACTACTGCTGGCGTTAGCGGTCGCTCTCATATCATATACAATACTGTTTCTAGTCATGTACCTCAGTGATATAAGCTTCGTCTATGATATCCTGTTGCGAAGGAAGAGTCTAGGATACGCCTTACTAGCTCTGACCTCTAGGATGGCATCGGTCACCCTACATGCGCTGACCTTCTATGTTCTAGTGAAAATGTTTGGAGGGATTGCCCTGAGCGACGTTTTGAAGATAACCTACATATCTATCTTCACCGAGCTGATAGTCCCTATAGGAGGGATCACGGAAGTAACTAAGTTCGCACTCCTGAACAGGTACACTTCACTTGCGTCAAGCAGGACAATACTGGGCATAGCCTCCCACAGAGTTGTGACCACTCTAACGATGACTTTCTTCATGGTCGTCGCGTTAGTAGGTCTCCACGTCTCGTTACCCCGTGCCATGATTCTTGTGATGCCTGCCGTTGCACTACTAATAATTAACGTAGCCCTCTTGGCACTTCCCAGAAGCAGGAAACTTGAATCGCTAGTAAACAGGGTTCTCAGAACTTCAGGGAAGAGAGGTGAGCTAAGGTTTCACGAGGAGTACAACAACGAGTTCCTCAAGCTTGCGACACGTCATGACCTGATTCTGTTAGCTACCTCGCTCTCAATACTGGAGAGACTTGCTAATGTACTTCATGGATACTCCCTCTCTCTGCTTATCGGGGTCTCCCTCAATGTGTGGCAACTGGTGCTAGGATTCGACTCTATATACATGATCATGTGGCTTCTTCCAGTAGTCACGCCTGGAAATGTCGGGATTTACGAGCTAACGCAAACAGGTGTTTTGACGTTAGTAGGCACTGACAGGGGTGTGGCGGCGCTCCTTAGCGTCCTCACTAGAGTGTTTATAGTGCTAGGTGAGTACCCGTTGTTTCTGCTGGCCATGTTAAGCTTTGGAATAAGTTTAAAGAGTGTGCTGAGCTATGTAGAGGAAGCGAAGAAATCCTATCGACTTAAATAA